One segment of Struthio camelus isolate bStrCam1 chromosome 27, bStrCam1.hap1, whole genome shotgun sequence DNA contains the following:
- the PPP2R2A gene encoding serine/threonine-protein phosphatase 2A 55 kDa regulatory subunit B alpha isoform isoform X7, which yields MAGAGGGNDIQWCFSQVKGAVDDDVAEADIISTVEFNHSGELLATGDKGGRVVIFQQEQENKTQSHSRGEYNVYSTFQSHEPEFDYLKSLEIEEKINKIRWLPQKNAAQFLLSTNDKTIKLWKISERDKRPEGYNLKEEDGRYRDPTTVTTLRVPVFRPMDLMVEASPRRIFANAHTYHINSISINSDYETYLSADDLRINLWHLEITDRSFNIVDIKPANMEELTEVITAAEFHPNSCNTFVYSSSKGTIRLCDMRASALCDRHSKLFEEPEDPSNRSFFSEIISSISDVKFSHSGRYMMTRDYLSVKIWDLNMENRPVETYQVHEYLRSKLCSLYENDCIFDKFECCWNGSDSIVMTGSYNNFFRMFDRNTKRDITLEASRENNKPRTVLKPRKVCASGKRKKDEISVDSLDFNKKILHTAWHPKENIIAVATTNNLYIFQDKMN from the exons CGGATATAATTTCTACGGTAGAATTTAACCATTCTGGAGAGTTACTAGCGACAGGAGACAAAGGAGGTAGAGTTGTCATCTTTCAACAGGAGCAGGAG aacaaAACTCAGTCTCACAGTAGGGGAGAATACAATGTTTACAGTACCTTTCAAAGCCATGAACCAGAGTTTGACTACTTGAAAAGTTTAGAAATTGAAGAGAAGATCAACAAAATTAGGTGGTTACCCCAGAAAAATGCTGCTCAGTTTCTACTGTCTACAAACG ATAAAACAATAAAGTTATGGAAGATCAGTGAAAGGGACAAAAGACCAGAGGGCTATAATTTAAAGGAAGAAGATGGACGGTATAGAGATCCTACTACAGTTACAACACTACGG GTGCCAGTATTCAGGCCCATGGACCTCATGGTTGAAGCTAGTCCACGAAGAATATTTGCCAATGCTCACACGTATCACATCAATTCCATCTCCATTAATAGTGATTATGAAACATACTTATCTGCAGATGATTTGCGGATTAATCTGTGGCACCTAGAAATTACAGACAGAAGTTTTA ATATTGTAGATATTAAGCCTGCCAACATGGAAGAGCTGACAGAGGTGATAACAGCTGCAGAGTTCCACCCAAACAGCTGTAACACATTTGTATACAGCAGCAGTAAAGGAACGATTCGTCTCTGTGACATGAGAGCATCAGCACTCTGTGACAGACATTCAAAAT TGTTTGAAGAACCAGAAGATCCTAGCAACAGATCATTCTTCTCTGAAATCATCTCCTCCATATCTGATGTCAAATTTAGCCATAGTGGTCGATATATGATGACTAGAGATTATCTATCAGTGAAGATCTGGGATTTAAATATGGAAAACAGACCTGTGGAAACATACCAG GTGCATGAATACCTCAGAAGTAAACTTTGCTCACTGTATGAGAATGATTGCATTTTTGACAAGTTTGAATGCTGTTGGAACGGATCAGACAG CATTGTCATGACAGGATCTTACAACAATTTCTTCAGAATGTTTGACAGAAATACAAAGCGAGACATCACCTTAGAGGCATCACGGGAAAACAATAAACCCCGTACGGTTTTGAAGCCACGTAAAGTTTGCGCAAGTGGTAAGCGAAAGAAGGATGAAATTAGTGTCGACAGCCTAGACTTCAACAAGAAGATTCTACACACAGCCTGGCACCCTAAGGAAAATATCATTGCTGTAGCTACTACAAACAACTTGTATATATTTCAAGACAAAATGAATTAG
- the PPP2R2A gene encoding serine/threonine-protein phosphatase 2A 55 kDa regulatory subunit B alpha isoform isoform X4 — protein MPIYVGVLIQMKIHKRISALRKMKCFPCQFSNTIKSAQLNTSALMSVSFFDQADIISTVEFNHSGELLATGDKGGRVVIFQQEQENKTQSHSRGEYNVYSTFQSHEPEFDYLKSLEIEEKINKIRWLPQKNAAQFLLSTNDKTIKLWKISERDKRPEGYNLKEEDGRYRDPTTVTTLRVPVFRPMDLMVEASPRRIFANAHTYHINSISINSDYETYLSADDLRINLWHLEITDRSFNIVDIKPANMEELTEVITAAEFHPNSCNTFVYSSSKGTIRLCDMRASALCDRHSKLFEEPEDPSNRSFFSEIISSISDVKFSHSGRYMMTRDYLSVKIWDLNMENRPVETYQVHEYLRSKLCSLYENDCIFDKFECCWNGSDSIVMTGSYNNFFRMFDRNTKRDITLEASRENNKPRTVLKPRKVCASGKRKKDEISVDSLDFNKKILHTAWHPKENIIAVATTNNLYIFQDKMN, from the exons ATGCCAATTTATGTAGG GGTGTTAATACAGATGAAAATACACAAGCGAATCAGTGCACTGCGGAAGATGAAATGCTTCCCCTGTCAATTCTCAAACACTATTAAATCCGCCCAGTTGAACACCAGTGCCTTGatgtctgtctctttctttgaCCAAG CGGATATAATTTCTACGGTAGAATTTAACCATTCTGGAGAGTTACTAGCGACAGGAGACAAAGGAGGTAGAGTTGTCATCTTTCAACAGGAGCAGGAG aacaaAACTCAGTCTCACAGTAGGGGAGAATACAATGTTTACAGTACCTTTCAAAGCCATGAACCAGAGTTTGACTACTTGAAAAGTTTAGAAATTGAAGAGAAGATCAACAAAATTAGGTGGTTACCCCAGAAAAATGCTGCTCAGTTTCTACTGTCTACAAACG ATAAAACAATAAAGTTATGGAAGATCAGTGAAAGGGACAAAAGACCAGAGGGCTATAATTTAAAGGAAGAAGATGGACGGTATAGAGATCCTACTACAGTTACAACACTACGG GTGCCAGTATTCAGGCCCATGGACCTCATGGTTGAAGCTAGTCCACGAAGAATATTTGCCAATGCTCACACGTATCACATCAATTCCATCTCCATTAATAGTGATTATGAAACATACTTATCTGCAGATGATTTGCGGATTAATCTGTGGCACCTAGAAATTACAGACAGAAGTTTTA ATATTGTAGATATTAAGCCTGCCAACATGGAAGAGCTGACAGAGGTGATAACAGCTGCAGAGTTCCACCCAAACAGCTGTAACACATTTGTATACAGCAGCAGTAAAGGAACGATTCGTCTCTGTGACATGAGAGCATCAGCACTCTGTGACAGACATTCAAAAT TGTTTGAAGAACCAGAAGATCCTAGCAACAGATCATTCTTCTCTGAAATCATCTCCTCCATATCTGATGTCAAATTTAGCCATAGTGGTCGATATATGATGACTAGAGATTATCTATCAGTGAAGATCTGGGATTTAAATATGGAAAACAGACCTGTGGAAACATACCAG GTGCATGAATACCTCAGAAGTAAACTTTGCTCACTGTATGAGAATGATTGCATTTTTGACAAGTTTGAATGCTGTTGGAACGGATCAGACAG CATTGTCATGACAGGATCTTACAACAATTTCTTCAGAATGTTTGACAGAAATACAAAGCGAGACATCACCTTAGAGGCATCACGGGAAAACAATAAACCCCGTACGGTTTTGAAGCCACGTAAAGTTTGCGCAAGTGGTAAGCGAAAGAAGGATGAAATTAGTGTCGACAGCCTAGACTTCAACAAGAAGATTCTACACACAGCCTGGCACCCTAAGGAAAATATCATTGCTGTAGCTACTACAAACAACTTGTATATATTTCAAGACAAAATGAATTAG
- the PPP2R2A gene encoding serine/threonine-protein phosphatase 2A 55 kDa regulatory subunit B alpha isoform isoform X1: MFLKFSLRSVFYGAGGGNDIQWCFSQVKGAVDDDVAEGAVLSGKLPEILLVSVPPSLPPPFLPLWVLIQMKIHKRISALRKMKCFPCQFSNTIKSAQLNTSALMSVSFFDQADIISTVEFNHSGELLATGDKGGRVVIFQQEQENKTQSHSRGEYNVYSTFQSHEPEFDYLKSLEIEEKINKIRWLPQKNAAQFLLSTNDKTIKLWKISERDKRPEGYNLKEEDGRYRDPTTVTTLRVPVFRPMDLMVEASPRRIFANAHTYHINSISINSDYETYLSADDLRINLWHLEITDRSFNIVDIKPANMEELTEVITAAEFHPNSCNTFVYSSSKGTIRLCDMRASALCDRHSKLFEEPEDPSNRSFFSEIISSISDVKFSHSGRYMMTRDYLSVKIWDLNMENRPVETYQVHEYLRSKLCSLYENDCIFDKFECCWNGSDSIVMTGSYNNFFRMFDRNTKRDITLEASRENNKPRTVLKPRKVCASGKRKKDEISVDSLDFNKKILHTAWHPKENIIAVATTNNLYIFQDKMN, translated from the exons GCGCTGTGCTCTCCGGCAAGCTGCCTGAAATCCTGCTAGTGAgtgtgcctccctccctcccccctcccttccttccatTATG GGTGTTAATACAGATGAAAATACACAAGCGAATCAGTGCACTGCGGAAGATGAAATGCTTCCCCTGTCAATTCTCAAACACTATTAAATCCGCCCAGTTGAACACCAGTGCCTTGatgtctgtctctttctttgaCCAAG CGGATATAATTTCTACGGTAGAATTTAACCATTCTGGAGAGTTACTAGCGACAGGAGACAAAGGAGGTAGAGTTGTCATCTTTCAACAGGAGCAGGAG aacaaAACTCAGTCTCACAGTAGGGGAGAATACAATGTTTACAGTACCTTTCAAAGCCATGAACCAGAGTTTGACTACTTGAAAAGTTTAGAAATTGAAGAGAAGATCAACAAAATTAGGTGGTTACCCCAGAAAAATGCTGCTCAGTTTCTACTGTCTACAAACG ATAAAACAATAAAGTTATGGAAGATCAGTGAAAGGGACAAAAGACCAGAGGGCTATAATTTAAAGGAAGAAGATGGACGGTATAGAGATCCTACTACAGTTACAACACTACGG GTGCCAGTATTCAGGCCCATGGACCTCATGGTTGAAGCTAGTCCACGAAGAATATTTGCCAATGCTCACACGTATCACATCAATTCCATCTCCATTAATAGTGATTATGAAACATACTTATCTGCAGATGATTTGCGGATTAATCTGTGGCACCTAGAAATTACAGACAGAAGTTTTA ATATTGTAGATATTAAGCCTGCCAACATGGAAGAGCTGACAGAGGTGATAACAGCTGCAGAGTTCCACCCAAACAGCTGTAACACATTTGTATACAGCAGCAGTAAAGGAACGATTCGTCTCTGTGACATGAGAGCATCAGCACTCTGTGACAGACATTCAAAAT TGTTTGAAGAACCAGAAGATCCTAGCAACAGATCATTCTTCTCTGAAATCATCTCCTCCATATCTGATGTCAAATTTAGCCATAGTGGTCGATATATGATGACTAGAGATTATCTATCAGTGAAGATCTGGGATTTAAATATGGAAAACAGACCTGTGGAAACATACCAG GTGCATGAATACCTCAGAAGTAAACTTTGCTCACTGTATGAGAATGATTGCATTTTTGACAAGTTTGAATGCTGTTGGAACGGATCAGACAG CATTGTCATGACAGGATCTTACAACAATTTCTTCAGAATGTTTGACAGAAATACAAAGCGAGACATCACCTTAGAGGCATCACGGGAAAACAATAAACCCCGTACGGTTTTGAAGCCACGTAAAGTTTGCGCAAGTGGTAAGCGAAAGAAGGATGAAATTAGTGTCGACAGCCTAGACTTCAACAAGAAGATTCTACACACAGCCTGGCACCCTAAGGAAAATATCATTGCTGTAGCTACTACAAACAACTTGTATATATTTCAAGACAAAATGAATTAG
- the PPP2R2A gene encoding serine/threonine-protein phosphatase 2A 55 kDa regulatory subunit B alpha isoform isoform X3 encodes MFLKFSLRSVFYGAGGGNDIQWCFSQVKGAVDDDVAEADIISTVEFNHSGELLATGDKGGRVVIFQQEQENKTQSHSRGEYNVYSTFQSHEPEFDYLKSLEIEEKINKIRWLPQKNAAQFLLSTNDKTIKLWKISERDKRPEGYNLKEEDGRYRDPTTVTTLRVPVFRPMDLMVEASPRRIFANAHTYHINSISINSDYETYLSADDLRINLWHLEITDRSFNIVDIKPANMEELTEVITAAEFHPNSCNTFVYSSSKGTIRLCDMRASALCDRHSKLFEEPEDPSNRSFFSEIISSISDVKFSHSGRYMMTRDYLSVKIWDLNMENRPVETYQVHEYLRSKLCSLYENDCIFDKFECCWNGSDSIVMTGSYNNFFRMFDRNTKRDITLEASRENNKPRTVLKPRKVCASGKRKKDEISVDSLDFNKKILHTAWHPKENIIAVATTNNLYIFQDKMN; translated from the exons CGGATATAATTTCTACGGTAGAATTTAACCATTCTGGAGAGTTACTAGCGACAGGAGACAAAGGAGGTAGAGTTGTCATCTTTCAACAGGAGCAGGAG aacaaAACTCAGTCTCACAGTAGGGGAGAATACAATGTTTACAGTACCTTTCAAAGCCATGAACCAGAGTTTGACTACTTGAAAAGTTTAGAAATTGAAGAGAAGATCAACAAAATTAGGTGGTTACCCCAGAAAAATGCTGCTCAGTTTCTACTGTCTACAAACG ATAAAACAATAAAGTTATGGAAGATCAGTGAAAGGGACAAAAGACCAGAGGGCTATAATTTAAAGGAAGAAGATGGACGGTATAGAGATCCTACTACAGTTACAACACTACGG GTGCCAGTATTCAGGCCCATGGACCTCATGGTTGAAGCTAGTCCACGAAGAATATTTGCCAATGCTCACACGTATCACATCAATTCCATCTCCATTAATAGTGATTATGAAACATACTTATCTGCAGATGATTTGCGGATTAATCTGTGGCACCTAGAAATTACAGACAGAAGTTTTA ATATTGTAGATATTAAGCCTGCCAACATGGAAGAGCTGACAGAGGTGATAACAGCTGCAGAGTTCCACCCAAACAGCTGTAACACATTTGTATACAGCAGCAGTAAAGGAACGATTCGTCTCTGTGACATGAGAGCATCAGCACTCTGTGACAGACATTCAAAAT TGTTTGAAGAACCAGAAGATCCTAGCAACAGATCATTCTTCTCTGAAATCATCTCCTCCATATCTGATGTCAAATTTAGCCATAGTGGTCGATATATGATGACTAGAGATTATCTATCAGTGAAGATCTGGGATTTAAATATGGAAAACAGACCTGTGGAAACATACCAG GTGCATGAATACCTCAGAAGTAAACTTTGCTCACTGTATGAGAATGATTGCATTTTTGACAAGTTTGAATGCTGTTGGAACGGATCAGACAG CATTGTCATGACAGGATCTTACAACAATTTCTTCAGAATGTTTGACAGAAATACAAAGCGAGACATCACCTTAGAGGCATCACGGGAAAACAATAAACCCCGTACGGTTTTGAAGCCACGTAAAGTTTGCGCAAGTGGTAAGCGAAAGAAGGATGAAATTAGTGTCGACAGCCTAGACTTCAACAAGAAGATTCTACACACAGCCTGGCACCCTAAGGAAAATATCATTGCTGTAGCTACTACAAACAACTTGTATATATTTCAAGACAAAATGAATTAG
- the PPP2R2A gene encoding serine/threonine-protein phosphatase 2A 55 kDa regulatory subunit B alpha isoform isoform X9, with product MVADIISTVEFNHSGELLATGDKGGRVVIFQQEQENKTQSHSRGEYNVYSTFQSHEPEFDYLKSLEIEEKINKIRWLPQKNAAQFLLSTNDKTIKLWKISERDKRPEGYNLKEEDGRYRDPTTVTTLRVPVFRPMDLMVEASPRRIFANAHTYHINSISINSDYETYLSADDLRINLWHLEITDRSFNIVDIKPANMEELTEVITAAEFHPNSCNTFVYSSSKGTIRLCDMRASALCDRHSKLFEEPEDPSNRSFFSEIISSISDVKFSHSGRYMMTRDYLSVKIWDLNMENRPVETYQVHEYLRSKLCSLYENDCIFDKFECCWNGSDSIVMTGSYNNFFRMFDRNTKRDITLEASRENNKPRTVLKPRKVCASGKRKKDEISVDSLDFNKKILHTAWHPKENIIAVATTNNLYIFQDKMN from the exons ATGGTAG CGGATATAATTTCTACGGTAGAATTTAACCATTCTGGAGAGTTACTAGCGACAGGAGACAAAGGAGGTAGAGTTGTCATCTTTCAACAGGAGCAGGAG aacaaAACTCAGTCTCACAGTAGGGGAGAATACAATGTTTACAGTACCTTTCAAAGCCATGAACCAGAGTTTGACTACTTGAAAAGTTTAGAAATTGAAGAGAAGATCAACAAAATTAGGTGGTTACCCCAGAAAAATGCTGCTCAGTTTCTACTGTCTACAAACG ATAAAACAATAAAGTTATGGAAGATCAGTGAAAGGGACAAAAGACCAGAGGGCTATAATTTAAAGGAAGAAGATGGACGGTATAGAGATCCTACTACAGTTACAACACTACGG GTGCCAGTATTCAGGCCCATGGACCTCATGGTTGAAGCTAGTCCACGAAGAATATTTGCCAATGCTCACACGTATCACATCAATTCCATCTCCATTAATAGTGATTATGAAACATACTTATCTGCAGATGATTTGCGGATTAATCTGTGGCACCTAGAAATTACAGACAGAAGTTTTA ATATTGTAGATATTAAGCCTGCCAACATGGAAGAGCTGACAGAGGTGATAACAGCTGCAGAGTTCCACCCAAACAGCTGTAACACATTTGTATACAGCAGCAGTAAAGGAACGATTCGTCTCTGTGACATGAGAGCATCAGCACTCTGTGACAGACATTCAAAAT TGTTTGAAGAACCAGAAGATCCTAGCAACAGATCATTCTTCTCTGAAATCATCTCCTCCATATCTGATGTCAAATTTAGCCATAGTGGTCGATATATGATGACTAGAGATTATCTATCAGTGAAGATCTGGGATTTAAATATGGAAAACAGACCTGTGGAAACATACCAG GTGCATGAATACCTCAGAAGTAAACTTTGCTCACTGTATGAGAATGATTGCATTTTTGACAAGTTTGAATGCTGTTGGAACGGATCAGACAG CATTGTCATGACAGGATCTTACAACAATTTCTTCAGAATGTTTGACAGAAATACAAAGCGAGACATCACCTTAGAGGCATCACGGGAAAACAATAAACCCCGTACGGTTTTGAAGCCACGTAAAGTTTGCGCAAGTGGTAAGCGAAAGAAGGATGAAATTAGTGTCGACAGCCTAGACTTCAACAAGAAGATTCTACACACAGCCTGGCACCCTAAGGAAAATATCATTGCTGTAGCTACTACAAACAACTTGTATATATTTCAAGACAAAATGAATTAG
- the PPP2R2A gene encoding serine/threonine-protein phosphatase 2A 55 kDa regulatory subunit B alpha isoform isoform X8 — protein sequence MSVTTEDNANLSDIISTVEFNHSGELLATGDKGGRVVIFQQEQENKTQSHSRGEYNVYSTFQSHEPEFDYLKSLEIEEKINKIRWLPQKNAAQFLLSTNDKTIKLWKISERDKRPEGYNLKEEDGRYRDPTTVTTLRVPVFRPMDLMVEASPRRIFANAHTYHINSISINSDYETYLSADDLRINLWHLEITDRSFNIVDIKPANMEELTEVITAAEFHPNSCNTFVYSSSKGTIRLCDMRASALCDRHSKLFEEPEDPSNRSFFSEIISSISDVKFSHSGRYMMTRDYLSVKIWDLNMENRPVETYQVHEYLRSKLCSLYENDCIFDKFECCWNGSDSIVMTGSYNNFFRMFDRNTKRDITLEASRENNKPRTVLKPRKVCASGKRKKDEISVDSLDFNKKILHTAWHPKENIIAVATTNNLYIFQDKMN from the exons ATGTCTGTGACTACTGAGGATAATGCCAATTTAT CGGATATAATTTCTACGGTAGAATTTAACCATTCTGGAGAGTTACTAGCGACAGGAGACAAAGGAGGTAGAGTTGTCATCTTTCAACAGGAGCAGGAG aacaaAACTCAGTCTCACAGTAGGGGAGAATACAATGTTTACAGTACCTTTCAAAGCCATGAACCAGAGTTTGACTACTTGAAAAGTTTAGAAATTGAAGAGAAGATCAACAAAATTAGGTGGTTACCCCAGAAAAATGCTGCTCAGTTTCTACTGTCTACAAACG ATAAAACAATAAAGTTATGGAAGATCAGTGAAAGGGACAAAAGACCAGAGGGCTATAATTTAAAGGAAGAAGATGGACGGTATAGAGATCCTACTACAGTTACAACACTACGG GTGCCAGTATTCAGGCCCATGGACCTCATGGTTGAAGCTAGTCCACGAAGAATATTTGCCAATGCTCACACGTATCACATCAATTCCATCTCCATTAATAGTGATTATGAAACATACTTATCTGCAGATGATTTGCGGATTAATCTGTGGCACCTAGAAATTACAGACAGAAGTTTTA ATATTGTAGATATTAAGCCTGCCAACATGGAAGAGCTGACAGAGGTGATAACAGCTGCAGAGTTCCACCCAAACAGCTGTAACACATTTGTATACAGCAGCAGTAAAGGAACGATTCGTCTCTGTGACATGAGAGCATCAGCACTCTGTGACAGACATTCAAAAT TGTTTGAAGAACCAGAAGATCCTAGCAACAGATCATTCTTCTCTGAAATCATCTCCTCCATATCTGATGTCAAATTTAGCCATAGTGGTCGATATATGATGACTAGAGATTATCTATCAGTGAAGATCTGGGATTTAAATATGGAAAACAGACCTGTGGAAACATACCAG GTGCATGAATACCTCAGAAGTAAACTTTGCTCACTGTATGAGAATGATTGCATTTTTGACAAGTTTGAATGCTGTTGGAACGGATCAGACAG CATTGTCATGACAGGATCTTACAACAATTTCTTCAGAATGTTTGACAGAAATACAAAGCGAGACATCACCTTAGAGGCATCACGGGAAAACAATAAACCCCGTACGGTTTTGAAGCCACGTAAAGTTTGCGCAAGTGGTAAGCGAAAGAAGGATGAAATTAGTGTCGACAGCCTAGACTTCAACAAGAAGATTCTACACACAGCCTGGCACCCTAAGGAAAATATCATTGCTGTAGCTACTACAAACAACTTGTATATATTTCAAGACAAAATGAATTAG
- the PPP2R2A gene encoding serine/threonine-protein phosphatase 2A 55 kDa regulatory subunit B alpha isoform isoform X6, translated as MKIHKRISALRKMKCFPCQFSNTIKSAQLNTSALMSVSFFDQADIISTVEFNHSGELLATGDKGGRVVIFQQEQENKTQSHSRGEYNVYSTFQSHEPEFDYLKSLEIEEKINKIRWLPQKNAAQFLLSTNDKTIKLWKISERDKRPEGYNLKEEDGRYRDPTTVTTLRVPVFRPMDLMVEASPRRIFANAHTYHINSISINSDYETYLSADDLRINLWHLEITDRSFNIVDIKPANMEELTEVITAAEFHPNSCNTFVYSSSKGTIRLCDMRASALCDRHSKLFEEPEDPSNRSFFSEIISSISDVKFSHSGRYMMTRDYLSVKIWDLNMENRPVETYQVHEYLRSKLCSLYENDCIFDKFECCWNGSDSIVMTGSYNNFFRMFDRNTKRDITLEASRENNKPRTVLKPRKVCASGKRKKDEISVDSLDFNKKILHTAWHPKENIIAVATTNNLYIFQDKMN; from the exons ATGAAAATACACAAGCGAATCAGTGCACTGCGGAAGATGAAATGCTTCCCCTGTCAATTCTCAAACACTATTAAATCCGCCCAGTTGAACACCAGTGCCTTGatgtctgtctctttctttgaCCAAG CGGATATAATTTCTACGGTAGAATTTAACCATTCTGGAGAGTTACTAGCGACAGGAGACAAAGGAGGTAGAGTTGTCATCTTTCAACAGGAGCAGGAG aacaaAACTCAGTCTCACAGTAGGGGAGAATACAATGTTTACAGTACCTTTCAAAGCCATGAACCAGAGTTTGACTACTTGAAAAGTTTAGAAATTGAAGAGAAGATCAACAAAATTAGGTGGTTACCCCAGAAAAATGCTGCTCAGTTTCTACTGTCTACAAACG ATAAAACAATAAAGTTATGGAAGATCAGTGAAAGGGACAAAAGACCAGAGGGCTATAATTTAAAGGAAGAAGATGGACGGTATAGAGATCCTACTACAGTTACAACACTACGG GTGCCAGTATTCAGGCCCATGGACCTCATGGTTGAAGCTAGTCCACGAAGAATATTTGCCAATGCTCACACGTATCACATCAATTCCATCTCCATTAATAGTGATTATGAAACATACTTATCTGCAGATGATTTGCGGATTAATCTGTGGCACCTAGAAATTACAGACAGAAGTTTTA ATATTGTAGATATTAAGCCTGCCAACATGGAAGAGCTGACAGAGGTGATAACAGCTGCAGAGTTCCACCCAAACAGCTGTAACACATTTGTATACAGCAGCAGTAAAGGAACGATTCGTCTCTGTGACATGAGAGCATCAGCACTCTGTGACAGACATTCAAAAT TGTTTGAAGAACCAGAAGATCCTAGCAACAGATCATTCTTCTCTGAAATCATCTCCTCCATATCTGATGTCAAATTTAGCCATAGTGGTCGATATATGATGACTAGAGATTATCTATCAGTGAAGATCTGGGATTTAAATATGGAAAACAGACCTGTGGAAACATACCAG GTGCATGAATACCTCAGAAGTAAACTTTGCTCACTGTATGAGAATGATTGCATTTTTGACAAGTTTGAATGCTGTTGGAACGGATCAGACAG CATTGTCATGACAGGATCTTACAACAATTTCTTCAGAATGTTTGACAGAAATACAAAGCGAGACATCACCTTAGAGGCATCACGGGAAAACAATAAACCCCGTACGGTTTTGAAGCCACGTAAAGTTTGCGCAAGTGGTAAGCGAAAGAAGGATGAAATTAGTGTCGACAGCCTAGACTTCAACAAGAAGATTCTACACACAGCCTGGCACCCTAAGGAAAATATCATTGCTGTAGCTACTACAAACAACTTGTATATATTTCAAGACAAAATGAATTAG